A genomic region of Zalophus californianus isolate mZalCal1 chromosome 11, mZalCal1.pri.v2, whole genome shotgun sequence contains the following coding sequences:
- the CDK2AP2 gene encoding cyclin-dependent kinase 2-associated protein 2 isoform X2 — protein sequence MGYVQAMKPPGAQGSQSTYTDLLSVIEEMGKEIRPTYAGSKSAMERLKRGIIHARALVRECLAETERNART from the exons GCAATGAAGCCACCCGGAGCCCAGGGCTCCCAGAGCACCTACACGGACCTGCTGTCGGTCATAGAGGAGATGGGCAAAGAGATCCGGCCTACCTATGCTGGCAGCAAGAGCGCCATGGAGCGCCTGAAGAGAG GCATCATCCATGCCCGGGCCCTAGTCAGAGAATGCCTGGCAGAGACAGAGCGGAACGCCCGCACGTAA